The genomic window CCGTTTCATGTTATCGGACTATGACTTTCGCGCGTACACTCGAAAAAAATTAGGGCCAGCCAACGCGCACTGACTGGCCCAGAGACTCCTATCAATCCGGCACTTTGAGCACGCCCAGCTTCTGCAAGGCTGCGGATTCAGCGCCCTGCTCATACTGCGGATAGCGGACTTTGCCATCACGGAAACTCTTCAGGGTCTGCCCCAGGCCTTTCATGCCCCGCTCGCGCACCCGTTGCACTTTGTCCAGATCCACCTCAAAGGCGATGATCTCCTCATCGACAGAAGCTTCATGCACGGTCTCGCCCTCCGGCCCGACAACGATCGAGCGGCCGACCCCCTGGGCGCCGCAGGAATTCACATCGACGACATAGCACTGGTTGGTGATGGCACTGGCACGAACAATCGACAGTTCATCAATGCGGTCAATGGTGTCGGTCTTGGTGGGGTGGATGATGATCTCCGCGCCAAGCCAGGTCAGCGCACGGGTGGTTTCCGGGAACCACATGTCGTAACAGATGGACACGCCGAAGCGGCCCACTTCCGGGATATCGAAGACAACAAACTGGTCGCCACCTGTGACGCCCTTCTCGTAGGGCAGGAACGGGTAAATCTTGCGATAGCGGGCGACGACCTCGCCATCCGGGTTGATCACCGGGGTGGTATTGAAGACGGCACTGCCGCACTTTTCATACATGGAGCCCGGCACCAGCCAGATACCCAGCTCCCGCGCACTGCGACAGAAAGCCTGCTCCTCCGGGGAGGGCAGCTCGCGGGCATGCTGCACCCCCACGCCGCGCAGTGCCAGTTCCGGCAGGACCACCATCCTTACCCAGGGGAAACGCAATTTGGTTTTCTGAATCCGCTGCAGCAGCAATTCCAGGTTGTCCGCTTCGGCCAGCTGTAGCTGCAAGGCCGCGATACCGAAGTGTTTGCGTGGGTTATTCATCGCCTGAGAATTCCTGCCTGTCACCGCCCAGTTTCAGGAGCCAACTTCGCCCCCGTTTTTTATCTGGATGCATCTTGGCGGAACGGCCATTGGCCCAATAGGTCCAGATTGACGCGAACCATGAGTCCAACCCGGTTTTCGGGGCCTCAGGGCCGGCATCGCACCCGGTTGGCACCATGGAGTCCGCACATCTGGCCCTATCCACTGCCGGCCAATCCGTTAGCGTTGCGCCAGGTAAAGGGAATACACTGACCTCTCGCGGCCGCAGCAAAGCAGCACCAGGGAGAGGCATCCATCCATAACAGGGCAGAGCCCAGCCGGAGACCCTATGAGCGAGAATGCAGAGAGCCTCATCGGACGCACAGCGATCGGTGGTGCCGAAATTTCACCGGACACGCTGCCCCGGGTCAGCCCCCAGGGCTGGACTGCCAGCCTGCTGCTGGCCTTCCTGTCTTCGGCCGGCCTTTACTATGTGAATATTTTTCCGGTGATTGTCGACTCCCTGATGGCGGGGGCCGGACTCTCGGCCGGTCAGGCAGGCGAAATCACTTTTGCCAATACCATCGGTGCCGTCATCGGTGCATTTGTGATTTCACTGCTGGTGCGGCGTATTCCGCGCTGGAAGCTGGCTTCTTTATTTCTCTTACTGTGTTCAATCGGTGTCGACCTGCTGACCATTACCCTGGCCAACCTGGAGCTGCTGATTCCCCTGCGACTGATGCACGGAGTTCTCGGCGGCGCATTGGTGGGACTGGGCTTTGCCGCCATCGCCCGCAGCGGCATTGCCGGGCGGGCCTATAGTATGGTGCTGCTGGTGCAGTACACCGGCGGTGCGCTGGGTCTGGGCTTCCTGCCGGGGCTGGTGAGTGAATTCGGCACCTATGTGCCCTTCTATGCACTGATTACCTTCAGCACCATCACACTGCTGATGCTGCCATTCCTGCCAGATTACCCGGTGCCCGACCGCGCGGAGGAAAAGCGCCGAGTACCGCCGGAAGCCCGGGTGGCGATGCTGCCCATGGTAATCACCCTGATTTCCCTGTTTTGTTTCCAGTTTGCGAACATGGCCCTGTTTGCGTTTATTTTCGACCTGGGCAAATCGTTTGCATTGCCGCTGCCGTTTATCAGCCAGACTCTCTTCTGGGCCAACCTGATTGCCATCAGCGGCGCAGCCCTGGCAGCTTACACTGGCCAGCGTTTTTCACTCACGCTACCGCTCGCAATCGCGCTGGTGATCACGCTGGTGGGGCTGGCGCTATTCGCATTCAGTAATATCAAGCCGGTCTTTATCTTTGCCAACGTGGTAACCGGCATGACCTGGGCCTTCTGCGTCCCATACCTGCTAACCATGGCTTCGAAGTTTGATGCGGCGGGGCAAATGGGTGCGTTCGGCGGTTTCGCCTCCAAAATGGGGCTGGCCTGCGGACCACTGGTAGCCGGCTACTTTATTTCCAGCGGCGGCAACTACACACAGCTGATCGTCATCGCCTGCGCCATGCTGGCGATTTGCCTGGCGGCATTGCCGGCAGCGGCCAGACTGGATAGGGCGGGGATCTAAAAGCCGTTACACGGCAATACGCGGGCGCCGGTTGGGCCCGCTGAAGAGTCAGTGACTGACAAACTTTTTCGGGAAAATTAGCGTAGCGATTGTGTCGCGGGGCAGATTTATTCGCGAGCGAGGATGCCGGTGTCGATCAACTGGCCGCTCTCGCCAAACCACTTGATCAGGTGGCCGTCCACCACCACGTGGAAACTGGCTGCGCGGCCGTAGGACCAGTTGCGCCACTGGCGCACCCACATGTCGCCGTTCAGCCACCAGCGCCCGGTATCCGTCTCATCCACATCCACGTCATTGCGGGAATAGCCGACCAGGGTGCCATCCTCCATGACCTGCGCCCGGTAGGACTCTCCCAGCGAGTTAATCCCCAGCAGGACGGCGCCGGGAAATTCTCTGCGTAGATCAGCAGCGTAAAGGCGGCGACCGCGGGCCGTTGCCAGTGTTTCCTCACCCTGGGAGACTTCGCCGTTGATCAGCTGGGCGAGGGTGCGCACACCGGCTTCGATCCGGTCCGCCTCGATCGCGGCATAGCCAAGCCGCAGCGCGTTATATTCCTTCACCACTTCCAGCAGCAGGCCCTGCTGTTCCGCTTCCTTCTGCACCTGCTCGGCACTCACATGCTCCGGCAGCTCCAGCCAGCAGGCGGTACCGGAACTGGCCCGGCGCGCCTGAAGCTTGGGCAGGTGATGCATCAACGCTTCGCCGAGGGCCGTCCAGCGCTCCCGCAGCTGGCGGGTGATTCGGAAGATGGCCGCATCCAGGTGACCGGAGGCGATGAATTTTGCCAGCAGGCGCTGGTTAATGGCCGGCACGCGTTCACGCAGGGTGTAACGCAATGCCCGCAGCCGCTGGATGACCGGTTTGGGCGCGACGACAAATGCCACCTGCATACCCGGATCGATCACCTTGGGGAATTGGTAGAGATAAATCACCGAGTCACCACCACCCAGGCTTTTCAGTGGCGGTAGCGGATTGCCGTGATAACAGAACTCATGGTCGCAATCGTTCTCTATCACCACAGCGCCTTGCTCGGTCGCCGCCTGCAATAATTGCCGGCGTCGCTCCAGACTGGTGGTCACCGCTGTGGGATTATGAGCGCTAGGCTGGAAATACCAGCAGTCACTATTTTCCAGCCCAGCATCCAGCACTGGCCCGTCGGCGTCCTGGGGCAACTCCTGAATTGCCGCCCCGGTGCGACGAAATATCTCCTCGGTCTCGGTGCAACCAGGCAGGACCATACCCAACTTTCGGTTATTGCCCAGCAATAGCTGGCCCAGCAGATAGCATGCCTGGGGAAGATCACTGGCCAGTAATACCTGGCCAGGGTCCACATAAATACCCCGTCGCGGCAGCAGGCGAGTACAGATCTGCTCTACCAGCTGGCGATCGTCCTCGTTGCCACCCAGTGTCGCCCACTGGGCCACTTCGCGACCGGTGTAGATATCCCGCGTGCACTCCCGCCACTCCGCACCGGGGAACAATCGGGGATCGTATTCGTTGCTGACAAAGGGAAAGGGATATTGCAGCCAGTTGGCGGGGCGCACCCGCAGAGCCCGGCGGCTGACGGAAACCGGGTTGCAGTGCTCGCGCCAGAAGCTGCGATCGCCGTCGCTGCTGGTCGCCGCCGGCAGCGCCTCACTGTGACTGATCACGCCCTGCTCACGCACCGCACTGCTGACAAAGAAACCACTGCGCTCACGGGTAACGAGGAAACCGTCATCCACCAGCTGTTGATAGGCAAGCACGACTGTGTTGCGGGCAACACCCAACTGCTCCGCCATGCGGCGCGAGGAAGGCATACGATGCCCTGCCGGAATACTGCCGGAAAGGATTCCCTGGATGATTTTTTCCCGTATCTGGGCCTGCAGGCTCTTCTCTGCCTGAGGATCCAGCACGATCAGCGATTCGGCCATGCGGGGCTCGTGATAGTCGGGGATGCCGGCGTAATCGTGAAAGGCATCTCAATTTATTATGCGCTGATAATGCCCCCATGCTCGCTGCCATGGCAAGCCGTGTCCTATGTCCGGCTACCGGCCTCCAACTCATTGAACTGCTTGCGCACACGGAAGGCGAGCCAGATCAGGGGCAACCCCAGGGCAATGGCATAGGCACCGATCAGCCATACCAGCGCCAGGGCACCGGCCCCCGGATTCACCAGGATGGCGATACCGAATAGTACCGACAACATACCGGCGGCGATCAGCAGCCACTCACCGCTGATCTCCTTGCGCAACCGCACGGCCCCGACAATTTCGAACAGCCCTCGCACCAGAGCCCAGGCACCGATGAAAGTGACCAGCACCAGCCCGGTAATTTGTGGGTACATAAAGGTGAGGATCCCGGCCGCCACGCTGACCAAGCCCGCCACGATCAGCCACCACATAGGCGTGGACTTGTGCCGGCCCTTGACCGCCGCAATCAGAGCCACAAAGCCGTCAAACAGGGCATACACCCCAAACAGGATCACCAGCGTCAGCAGGGTAAGCCCCGGCCAGATAAAGGCCAGCAGGCCAAACACCACCGCGGCAATACCGCGCAGTAGTAGCAGCCACCAGTTTTCAGCGAGGACCGACAGAATCGGGCGCTTGGGTAATGGATAGGGTTCGGCAGGCATCGGGGATCTCCGCGTTACACAACCCAGATACCGGAAGTGTAGACGGCGGCGCCAGAATCAGCTTCGGCCAGAAACGGAGCGGCCCGCGGCCGCGACCCCAGTCGACTCTGCAAAGACTGGAATCACGGCAACGGGCCACTTAATTTGAGTGTAGACACGGGCAGACCGGTCAGTCCACCCGAGGAGCCTCATGCCATGGACTTGATCACGCCACGCAGCTTGTCGACGATGGTGTCGATCTCGTGCTCTTCAATGATCAGCGGCGGTGACATACACAGGGCATCGCCGATGCCACGGGCCATCACGCCAGCGTCCCAGGCGGCGGCCGAAGCCTTGGCGCCAAACTTGCCTTTCAGCTCCGCCGGTGCGCGCAGCTCGATGGCGCCGACCAGGCCGTAGTTGCGGATATCGATCACGTTGTCCAGGTCCGCCAGGCTGTGCAGGGCGTTCTCCCAGTGCTTGCCGATATCGCCGGCGGCGCGGGTCAGCAGGCCCTCGCGCTCGTAAATATCCAGAGTCGCCATACCGGCCGCACAGGCCACCGGGTGCGCGGAATAGGTGTAGCCGTGGAAGAATTCCACCATGCCTTCCGGTGCCGCATTCATCACGGTGTTGTAAATGTGATCCTGAACGAACACCGCACCCAGTGGCACCGTGGCATTGGTGATGCCCTTGGCGGAAGTCATCATATCCGGGGTGACATCCCACTCGATGGAAGCAAACGCGGAACCGGTGCGGCCCCAGCCGGAAATGACTTCGTCGAAAATCAGCAGCAGGTCATGCTGGTCACAGATTTCGCGGATGCGCTTCAGGTAGCCCTTGGGCGGCAGCACCACACCACCGGCGCCGGAGAAGGGCTCGACAATCACCGCGGCAATCTGGTCGGCACCGTGGAAGGCTACGAGACGCTCCAGGTCTTCAGCCAGTTCCACGCCGTGCTCAGGCAGACCGCGACTGAAAGCATTGCGCTCGATATCCAGGGTATGGCGCATGTGATTGGACTTCACCGGCTGGCCGAAGCTCTGATAGTTCGGCGCAATACCGCCCACGGAAATACCGCCGAAATTCACCCCGTGGTAGCCCTTTTCACGGCCAATAAACATGGTGCGACTGCCCTTGCCGCGCGCGCGCTGGTATTGCAGGGCGATCTTCAGGGCACTCTCTACCGCCTCGGAACCGGAGTTACCAAAGAAAACCCGGTTCAGGCCATCCGGGGTGTGTTTTACCAGACGCTCGGAATATTCAAAGCTGAGCTCGTGACCGAAGTTGAAGATGGAGCTGTAGTCCAGCTTCTTCGCCTGCTGGTGAATTGCATCGGCAATTTCGGAGCGGCAGTGACCGGCGTTGGAACACCACAAGCCGGCGGTGGCATCGATCACCTGGCGGCCGTCTTTGGTCATCAGGTAGATCCCCTCGGCGCGCTCGACGATACGCGGTGCGGCCTTGAAGCTGCGGTTCGGGGTGAACGGCATCCAGAAAGCGTCGGTTTTCATTTCGGACATAATCTTGTCTCCGGGTTTTCCCTTGGCGTTATCCGTGGGCGCAGTTCAAGCACCCTTTAATTCTCAGTGTATTCCAGCCGTTACTGCAGGCCGGGATTTCACGGCGCGATCAGACGCCGAAACAGCAGTACTTGGTCTCGTAGAACTCTGCCATGCCTTCGACTCCACCCTCGCGGCCGATGCCGGACTCCTTGCTGCCACCGAACGGTGCCACCGTGGTGGAGAAGACACCCGCGTTGCAGGCAACCATACCGTATTCCAGCGCTTCCACCACCCGGTTGGCGCGGTGGATGTTTTCGCTCATTACATAAGCCGCCAGACCGTAAGGGGTGTCATTGGCACGGCGGATCACATCATCCTCGTCGGTAAACTTCTGCACCGGTGCCAGCGGGCCAAAGATTTCTTCCCGGGCGATACGCATCTCGTCAGTCACTCCGGTGATTACCGTGGGTGCGTAGTAGCTTTCGCCCTCAGGCAGAAAATCACCGCCCAGCTCGATCGTTGCGCCGGCCTCTGTGGTTTCCTGCACCAACTGCGCTACACGCTCGGCAGCGCGGCGATGGATCAGCGGGCCGATGATCACGTCCTCTTCACAGCCATGACCGACCTTGAGTTCGGCGACCGCTGTGCGCAGTTTTTCGACGAATACATCGTGAACCGACTCGTGTACATAGATGCGGTTGGTGGACACACAGGTCTGGCCCGCATTGCGGAACTTGGTCGCCACACAGGCGCTGACGGCAGTGTCCAGATCCGCATCGTCGAACACGATAAACGGCGCGTTGCCACCCAGCTCCATGGACATCTTTTTCACACCAGTGGCGCACTGCGCCATCAGGATCTTGCCCACGGCAGTGGAGCCGGTAAAAGTGAACTTGGCCACCTGCGGGTGCTGCGTCAATACCTGGCCGAGGGCCGGGGCGTCAGATCCCACCACCATATTGATGGTGCCAGCGGGCAGGCCGGCGCGGGTCGCCAGTTCGCACAGGGCCAGCGCCGACAACGGCGTCTCCCCTGCCGGCTTGATCACCACGGTACAGCCGGCAGCCAGGGCCGGCGCAGCCTTACGGGTAATCATCGCGTTGGGGAAGTTCCACGGGGTGATACAGGTCACCACGCCCACCGGCTGACGGATGGTCTGCAGACGCATGGCCGGATTGTGGGTTGGGATGGTCTGGCCATAGGCGCGGCGGCACTCTTCCGCATACCACTCGATGTAGGAGGCGCCATAGAGGATCTCGCCCTTGGCCTCAGCCAGCGGCTTGCCCTGCTCCAGGGTCAGGATCTGCGCCAGATCGTCGATATGCTCCAGAATCAGCTGGTGCCAGCGCTTCAGCACCGCGGCGCGCTCGGCTGCGGTCTTGCTCTTCCAGGCCGGGAAGGCCGCAGCAGCGGCCACCACCGCATCCTGCGCATCCTCGGCGCTACCGTCGGCGATTTCCGCCAGCAGGTCACCATTGGCAGGATCCCGCACGGCGATACGGGCGGCGCCATCGCGCCACTCACCATTAATATAGTTCTGAGTTTTCAACAACTCCATATCGGCTAGCTGCATCTTTAGGCTCCCTGAATTCATTGGCTTGTACCTCAATGAACCCGATTTTGAGCCCGCGATCAAGCCGAGAATAGTCATTTTTATCCAACTAAAATTTACCTCTATCAAACTTTACTCTAAGCTCGACCGATGAGGCGAAAGTAGCCACGAATAACCGGTTGGAGCCGCGAAATGAGCGGAAAAAGTGCCCTTGGCGGGCGGATGAGCGATATGGACCTGCGCCTGCTGCGGGTCTTCCGGGAGGTGGTGCGTGCCGGTGGTCTGGCGCCGGCAGAGGTGGCCCTCAATATCAGCCGCTCCACCATCAGCCTGCACCTGTCCGATCTGGAGGCACGCCTCGGCATGCAGCTCTGCCTGCGCTCCCGCGGGCGCTCGGATTTCAAGCTGACGCAGGAGGGCGAGGCACTCTATCAGGCTATCAATGAGCTGGACGGCCACCTGGCCGCTTTCAAGAGCCAGGTCAATGCCATCCAGTCCCAGCTCACCGGCAGCCTGCGGATCGTGCTCCCCGATGATGTACTGGAAATGCCCCAACTGGACCTGCCGGCCACGCTGGCCCGACTCCGCGAGCGCGCCCCGCAGCTGCAACTGGATGTGCAGCTGGCAGCACCACAGGAACTGGAGCTGGAAATCCTCGCCGGCCGTGCGGATGTGGGCATCAACCCCCTGCACTCCCACCGGCCGGGACTCGAATACAAGCCACTGTTCCT from Microbulbifer aggregans includes these protein-coding regions:
- a CDS encoding HdeD family acid-resistance protein, with translation MPAEPYPLPKRPILSVLAENWWLLLLRGIAAVVFGLLAFIWPGLTLLTLVILFGVYALFDGFVALIAAVKGRHKSTPMWWLIVAGLVSVAAGILTFMYPQITGLVLVTFIGAWALVRGLFEIVGAVRLRKEISGEWLLIAAGMLSVLFGIAILVNPGAGALALVWLIGAYAIALGLPLIWLAFRVRKQFNELEAGSRT
- a CDS encoding PLP-dependent aminotransferase family protein, whose protein sequence is MAESLIVLDPQAEKSLQAQIREKIIQGILSGSIPAGHRMPSSRRMAEQLGVARNTVVLAYQQLVDDGFLVTRERSGFFVSSAVREQGVISHSEALPAATSSDGDRSFWREHCNPVSVSRRALRVRPANWLQYPFPFVSNEYDPRLFPGAEWRECTRDIYTGREVAQWATLGGNEDDRQLVEQICTRLLPRRGIYVDPGQVLLASDLPQACYLLGQLLLGNNRKLGMVLPGCTETEEIFRRTGAAIQELPQDADGPVLDAGLENSDCWYFQPSAHNPTAVTTSLERRRQLLQAATEQGAVVIENDCDHEFCYHGNPLPPLKSLGGGDSVIYLYQFPKVIDPGMQVAFVVAPKPVIQRLRALRYTLRERVPAINQRLLAKFIASGHLDAAIFRITRQLRERWTALGEALMHHLPKLQARRASSGTACWLELPEHVSAEQVQKEAEQQGLLLEVVKEYNALRLGYAAIEADRIEAGVRTLAQLINGEVSQGEETLATARGRRLYAADLRREFPGAVLLGINSLGESYRAQVMEDGTLVGYSRNDVDVDETDTGRWWLNGDMWVRQWRNWSYGRAASFHVVVDGHLIKWFGESGQLIDTGILARE
- a CDS encoding MFS transporter gives rise to the protein MSENAESLIGRTAIGGAEISPDTLPRVSPQGWTASLLLAFLSSAGLYYVNIFPVIVDSLMAGAGLSAGQAGEITFANTIGAVIGAFVISLLVRRIPRWKLASLFLLLCSIGVDLLTITLANLELLIPLRLMHGVLGGALVGLGFAAIARSGIAGRAYSMVLLVQYTGGALGLGFLPGLVSEFGTYVPFYALITFSTITLLMLPFLPDYPVPDRAEEKRRVPPEARVAMLPMVITLISLFCFQFANMALFAFIFDLGKSFALPLPFISQTLFWANLIAISGAALAAYTGQRFSLTLPLAIALVITLVGLALFAFSNIKPVFIFANVVTGMTWAFCVPYLLTMASKFDAAGQMGAFGGFASKMGLACGPLVAGYFISSGGNYTQLIVIACAMLAICLAALPAAARLDRAGI
- a CDS encoding LysR family transcriptional regulator, yielding MSGKSALGGRMSDMDLRLLRVFREVVRAGGLAPAEVALNISRSTISLHLSDLEARLGMQLCLRSRGRSDFKLTQEGEALYQAINELDGHLAAFKSQVNAIQSQLTGSLRIVLPDDVLEMPQLDLPATLARLRERAPQLQLDVQLAAPQELELEILAGRADVGINPLHSHRPGLEYKPLFLHQSRLYCGSQHPLAGEEDVSEELLTEQELAAPSHAVLSGAAHLYRLFPNKSTANHMAARLAMLLSGKFVGFLPEYLAQHHVAAGRLMTLCPDRFHYQIQNAATYKRSATDHPAVQLFLKALVITS
- a CDS encoding aminotransferase class III-fold pyridoxal phosphate-dependent enzyme is translated as MSEMKTDAFWMPFTPNRSFKAAPRIVERAEGIYLMTKDGRQVIDATAGLWCSNAGHCRSEIADAIHQQAKKLDYSSIFNFGHELSFEYSERLVKHTPDGLNRVFFGNSGSEAVESALKIALQYQRARGKGSRTMFIGREKGYHGVNFGGISVGGIAPNYQSFGQPVKSNHMRHTLDIERNAFSRGLPEHGVELAEDLERLVAFHGADQIAAVIVEPFSGAGGVVLPPKGYLKRIREICDQHDLLLIFDEVISGWGRTGSAFASIEWDVTPDMMTSAKGITNATVPLGAVFVQDHIYNTVMNAAPEGMVEFFHGYTYSAHPVACAAGMATLDIYEREGLLTRAAGDIGKHWENALHSLADLDNVIDIRNYGLVGAIELRAPAELKGKFGAKASAAAWDAGVMARGIGDALCMSPPLIIEEHEIDTIVDKLRGVIKSMA
- a CDS encoding carbon-nitrogen hydrolase family protein, whose product is MNNPRKHFGIAALQLQLAEADNLELLLQRIQKTKLRFPWVRMVVLPELALRGVGVQHARELPSPEEQAFCRSARELGIWLVPGSMYEKCGSAVFNTTPVINPDGEVVARYRKIYPFLPYEKGVTGGDQFVVFDIPEVGRFGVSICYDMWFPETTRALTWLGAEIIIHPTKTDTIDRIDELSIVRASAITNQCYVVDVNSCGAQGVGRSIVVGPEGETVHEASVDEEIIAFEVDLDKVQRVRERGMKGLGQTLKSFRDGKVRYPQYEQGAESAALQKLGVLKVPD
- a CDS encoding NAD-dependent succinate-semialdehyde dehydrogenase; this translates as MQLADMELLKTQNYINGEWRDGAARIAVRDPANGDLLAEIADGSAEDAQDAVVAAAAAFPAWKSKTAAERAAVLKRWHQLILEHIDDLAQILTLEQGKPLAEAKGEILYGASYIEWYAEECRRAYGQTIPTHNPAMRLQTIRQPVGVVTCITPWNFPNAMITRKAAPALAAGCTVVIKPAGETPLSALALCELATRAGLPAGTINMVVGSDAPALGQVLTQHPQVAKFTFTGSTAVGKILMAQCATGVKKMSMELGGNAPFIVFDDADLDTAVSACVATKFRNAGQTCVSTNRIYVHESVHDVFVEKLRTAVAELKVGHGCEEDVIIGPLIHRRAAERVAQLVQETTEAGATIELGGDFLPEGESYYAPTVITGVTDEMRIAREEIFGPLAPVQKFTDEDDVIRRANDTPYGLAAYVMSENIHRANRVVEALEYGMVACNAGVFSTTVAPFGGSKESGIGREGGVEGMAEFYETKYCCFGV